In Rhodoligotrophos defluvii, a genomic segment contains:
- a CDS encoding S24 family peptidase — MFLHDHIWSAIDELAARSNMSTSGLAKSSGLDPTTFNKSKRFTADGRPRWPTTESVAKILRATGSNIVEFAMLVNGQGGCASPNSTIVPLIGLAQVESSGYFDAKGLPSGSHWDALAFPGLNDQRVYALEVNGDEHDPIYRDGDVIVVSPTASLRRGDRVVFKQRDGKVLIRTLYRRTARVLETLPLDGEGTPATTPLEKVEWVARIVWVSQ; from the coding sequence ATGTTTTTGCATGATCACATTTGGTCGGCGATCGACGAGCTGGCCGCGCGCAGCAATATGTCCACTTCCGGTCTTGCCAAGAGCTCGGGCCTGGACCCGACCACCTTCAACAAGTCCAAGCGGTTCACCGCTGACGGCCGTCCGCGCTGGCCGACCACCGAAAGCGTCGCCAAGATCCTGCGCGCAACCGGATCGAACATCGTCGAGTTCGCCATGCTGGTGAACGGCCAAGGGGGCTGCGCGTCACCCAACAGCACCATCGTTCCCTTGATCGGCTTGGCTCAAGTGGAATCCTCCGGCTATTTCGACGCCAAAGGGCTGCCCTCGGGCAGCCATTGGGACGCCCTGGCCTTTCCCGGCCTGAACGACCAGCGGGTCTACGCACTGGAGGTCAACGGCGATGAGCACGACCCGATCTATCGCGACGGCGATGTGATCGTGGTCTCGCCCACAGCCTCGCTGCGGCGCGGCGACCGCGTGGTCTTCAAGCAGCGCGATGGCAAGGTGCTGATCCGCACCCTCTACCGGCGCACCGCCCGCGTGCTCGAGACGCTGCCGCTCGACGGCGAGGGCACCCCGGCAACCACGCCGCTGGAAAAGGTCGAGTGGGTTGCCCGTATCGTCTGGGTGAGCCAGTAA